A portion of the Sphaerochaeta pleomorpha str. Grapes genome contains these proteins:
- a CDS encoding MFS transporter, protein MIIRERLNSIYKSDSRRNKFLLVILFSGLAYGFYRGVQDNYLAQIIQISKFERGIVEFFRELPGLFLVFILAAMYRFSESKVFKIGTAIMLLGTLGLLLIGTSKAVVILFMVIFSTGEHITMPIKSSMSLDMAKQGKGGASLGLMSSISNGGNIIGFLVVTVIFAVLGKMGIPDDSIVGFKTVFFIATLLLVCSAIIALAIKDQGKPVKRSKIYFSKKFSKYYMLEIFYGARKQIFLTFAPYVLILFYGADTSLVALLLAICAGFGMLLAPVIGKLIDRLGYKFIMVTDTLLLMVVCFFYGYAHRLFSPDVAFIVVCVNFVLDSIISMASMASKVYVQDIAATQEEMTATITTGISVNHLISVMVALLGGYIWQQVGIEMLFTLSGILGLINTLFALTIKTPMREVVVKEAEARA, encoded by the coding sequence ATGATTATACGTGAAAGATTGAACTCCATTTACAAAAGCGATTCCAGGCGAAATAAATTTCTCTTGGTCATTCTTTTCTCAGGACTTGCCTATGGCTTCTATCGGGGCGTTCAAGACAACTATCTTGCCCAGATAATCCAGATTTCCAAATTCGAACGGGGAATCGTAGAATTCTTCAGGGAACTCCCAGGATTGTTCCTTGTTTTCATACTCGCTGCCATGTATCGTTTTTCTGAGTCAAAGGTATTTAAGATCGGCACGGCAATCATGCTCCTGGGAACCTTGGGATTACTCTTGATCGGTACATCCAAAGCCGTTGTCATTCTGTTCATGGTCATTTTCAGCACCGGCGAACATATTACCATGCCCATCAAGAGTTCCATGTCGCTCGATATGGCAAAGCAAGGAAAGGGAGGGGCTTCGCTCGGCCTCATGTCCAGTATCAGCAATGGTGGGAATATTATCGGTTTTTTGGTAGTAACGGTAATTTTTGCTGTCCTTGGCAAGATGGGAATCCCAGACGACTCAATCGTTGGCTTCAAGACAGTATTTTTTATTGCTACGTTATTGCTCGTCTGCTCAGCCATCATAGCCCTTGCCATCAAAGACCAGGGAAAACCGGTAAAGCGGAGTAAGATTTATTTCAGCAAAAAATTCTCCAAATACTATATGTTGGAAATCTTCTATGGGGCAAGAAAACAAATATTCCTTACATTCGCTCCCTATGTACTCATTCTTTTCTATGGTGCCGATACATCTCTCGTTGCCCTCTTGCTTGCAATCTGTGCAGGGTTTGGGATGCTTTTGGCCCCGGTCATCGGAAAACTGATCGACCGTCTCGGGTATAAGTTCATCATGGTAACCGATACGCTTTTACTCATGGTAGTCTGTTTCTTCTATGGGTATGCCCACAGATTATTCAGTCCAGACGTTGCCTTTATCGTTGTCTGTGTTAACTTTGTCCTCGATTCCATCATCTCGATGGCAAGTATGGCTTCCAAAGTCTATGTCCAGGATATCGCAGCAACCCAGGAAGAAATGACGGCAACCATCACCACGGGAATCTCGGTAAACCACCTAATCAGTGTCATGGTCGCTTTGCTGGGAGGCTATATCTGGCAGCAAGTAGGAATCGAGATGCTTTTTACCCTTTCGGGAATTCTGGGACTGATAAATACGCTGTTTGCCCTCACCATCAAAACCCCTATGAGAGAAGTAGTTGTAAAGGAAGCCGAGGCGAGAGCCTGA
- a CDS encoding RluA family pseudouridine synthase → MNNPFPAKQAEKFCKALQDNLDTFGCLDFESERLISTQYLFGPARGQMFGVLVCQDNQGNEVILKAFSGQYDGKWVIPGWVPPVCEVSQFTAIVSKYDSQIHALSQKLLAETGKEAFSLQEKRKGLSQACLQEIYDSYRFCCIDKSILTLEEVFGEKLPPTGTGDCCAPKLLHYAFSHHLQPVSMAEFYYGKANRSLTKEHKQFYGPCDDKCKPLLKHMLGLDIVYCDENLLVVNKKEGMLSVPGRGEDMQDCVETRIKRLFPDCINQPAVHRLDMDTSGLLVLCLEARAHRNLSIQFMDGKVEKQYIALLEGLIRSQSGLIELPFRLDTENRPRQIYDENRGKWGITQWEKLGVEYFQEKRLATRILFSPKTGRTHQLRVHSAHEKGLAHPIIGDRLYGKREQGQRMLLHAYRISFIHPVTQEPMSFESLPEF, encoded by the coding sequence ATGAACAACCCATTTCCAGCCAAGCAAGCCGAAAAATTCTGCAAGGCCCTGCAAGACAACCTTGACACCTTTGGTTGCCTTGACTTCGAAAGCGAAAGACTTATATCTACACAATACCTCTTCGGCCCTGCAAGAGGCCAAATGTTTGGGGTTCTTGTCTGTCAGGACAACCAGGGGAACGAGGTCATTCTCAAGGCGTTTTCAGGTCAATATGATGGCAAGTGGGTTATCCCCGGATGGGTTCCACCTGTCTGCGAGGTTTCTCAGTTCACAGCCATTGTCTCAAAATATGATAGCCAGATTCATGCATTATCCCAAAAACTATTAGCTGAAACAGGAAAAGAGGCTTTTTCCCTGCAAGAAAAGCGTAAGGGTCTTTCCCAAGCCTGCCTTCAAGAAATCTATGATTCCTACAGATTCTGTTGCATAGACAAGAGTATCCTTACCCTTGAAGAAGTATTCGGGGAAAAACTGCCTCCGACAGGTACAGGGGATTGCTGTGCCCCCAAACTCCTGCATTATGCTTTTTCGCATCATCTCCAACCTGTAAGTATGGCTGAGTTCTATTATGGAAAGGCCAATCGTTCGCTTACCAAGGAGCACAAACAGTTCTACGGACCTTGCGACGACAAATGCAAACCCTTGTTAAAACATATGCTGGGACTCGATATTGTCTACTGCGATGAAAATCTTCTTGTCGTGAATAAAAAAGAAGGCATGCTTTCTGTCCCTGGCCGGGGAGAAGATATGCAGGATTGCGTGGAGACCCGAATAAAAAGGCTTTTTCCTGACTGCATCAACCAACCGGCAGTCCATCGCCTCGACATGGACACCTCTGGGTTACTCGTACTTTGCCTGGAAGCGAGGGCCCACAGGAATCTTTCTATCCAATTCATGGATGGGAAGGTCGAAAAGCAGTACATTGCCCTGCTTGAAGGACTCATACGTTCACAATCGGGACTAATCGAGCTACCTTTCCGCCTTGATACAGAAAACAGACCCCGCCAGATCTATGACGAAAACCGAGGAAAATGGGGAATAACCCAATGGGAAAAACTGGGCGTTGAGTATTTTCAGGAAAAACGCTTGGCAACCAGAATCCTCTTTTCACCTAAGACAGGAAGGACCCACCAGCTAAGGGTCCACAGTGCCCATGAGAAGGGACTGGCTCATCCCATTATCGGAGATCGTCTCTATGGGAAACGGGAACAGGGACAGCGCATGCTGCTCCATGCATATAGGATTTCCTTTATCCACCCGGTCACCCAAGAACCAATGTCTTTCGAAAGCTTGCCTGAGTTCTGA
- a CDS encoding DUF1566 domain-containing protein: protein MIDSRTGKYSILLMVLVFLCSGVVFSQSAEYLVGQPGPSGGLVFYDKGEKTDGWRYLEVSPFSVQVMLPWGVVPLDTPTNSNIGSGKSNTEHIAAMQANSQEPPTAAGYCANLVFNGYSDWFLPSKEELQLLYLQYSTNQLGEFMALGYGYWTSTQYDQKKAWAQGFYAGVQGRIGKTELFLVRPIRSF from the coding sequence TTGATTGATTCCAGAACTGGAAAATATAGTATTCTTCTCATGGTTCTGGTCTTTCTTTGCAGCGGTGTCGTCTTTTCACAGTCTGCTGAGTATCTTGTCGGGCAACCTGGACCTTCCGGTGGATTGGTGTTTTATGATAAAGGAGAGAAGACAGATGGATGGCGCTATCTGGAAGTTTCTCCTTTTTCCGTGCAGGTAATGCTCCCCTGGGGGGTAGTACCGCTAGATACCCCCACCAATTCGAACATTGGCTCAGGAAAGTCCAATACAGAGCATATAGCGGCTATGCAAGCGAACAGCCAGGAACCTCCTACCGCAGCCGGTTATTGTGCAAACTTGGTTTTCAATGGCTATTCGGATTGGTTTCTTCCTTCAAAAGAGGAACTACAGCTATTGTACCTGCAATATTCCACCAATCAACTTGGGGAATTCATGGCTCTAGGCTATGGGTATTGGACCTCTACCCAATATGATCAAAAGAAGGCTTGGGCCCAGGGGTTCTATGCAGGGGTGCAAGGAAGGATAGGGAAAACCGAATTGTTTCTCGTACGACCCATTCGCTCTTTCTAG
- a CDS encoding creatininase family protein, whose amino-acid sequence MNNSVMYEELLPHEFAERLKEHPIGYLPLGTLEWHGPHNALGADLIQAKGLFQIAARECGGIVFPPLFIGPDSITGDGTAYPLMGMDKAKETQPNRQLSGSCYYVSKGLFILVVESILKMAKRAGFRCIVADGHGPSRKVWSEMADTWEKQFDLLLVSPLRDFEAGTWLTQADHAGKNETSLMLALRPDLVDLDRLPQEKTEWPLGVRGEDPRDSSPGFGQELLAKTLESLETRLGALGLL is encoded by the coding sequence ATGAATAATTCGGTAATGTACGAGGAATTGCTTCCCCATGAATTTGCTGAAAGGCTAAAAGAACATCCCATAGGATACCTTCCCCTTGGGACTCTGGAATGGCATGGGCCACACAATGCCCTGGGAGCTGATCTCATACAGGCTAAGGGCCTCTTCCAAATTGCTGCCAGGGAATGCGGGGGAATCGTATTCCCCCCGCTCTTCATAGGTCCCGACAGCATAACCGGTGACGGTACAGCCTATCCTTTGATGGGAATGGATAAAGCAAAGGAAACCCAACCCAACCGACAGCTGAGCGGAAGTTGTTACTATGTCTCGAAGGGACTGTTTATCTTGGTTGTGGAATCGATACTGAAAATGGCAAAGCGTGCCGGTTTCCGTTGTATCGTTGCAGATGGCCATGGACCTTCACGCAAGGTTTGGAGTGAGATGGCTGATACCTGGGAGAAACAATTTGATTTGCTTCTCGTTTCCCCCTTACGTGATTTCGAAGCTGGAACCTGGCTAACCCAGGCAGACCATGCAGGAAAGAACGAAACCTCCCTTATGCTTGCCCTTCGCCCCGACCTGGTAGACCTTGACCGCTTGCCACAGGAAAAAACCGAATGGCCGCTCGGGGTAAGGGGGGAAGATCCCCGAGATAGTAGTCCGGGCTTTGGGCAGGAATTATTGGCCAAAACGCTCGAATCATTGGAAACCAGACTCGGAGCACTAGGTCTGCTTTAA
- a CDS encoding pentapeptide repeat-containing protein, whose translation MKQRQETSIEMTSLEVCDTVGTCLQESREGDLTVSFKHFYQACFSDADLSGLSFSQVVFQNCTFEQTQFENASFIDVRFDTCDFSNRNFSDSLFRRCEWIDSKGVGANFTDCRFLQVSLCGCNLRLSNFSSARLEQCSMDSCDFTESFFNACQCKNLALEASNFTGSDFSYAALKGLDFSNCEFSAIHVSQHATELKGVIVNTYQAADLARLLGIVIKDASLL comes from the coding sequence ATGAAACAGAGGCAAGAAACCTCGATAGAAATGACTTCCCTGGAAGTCTGTGATACTGTTGGGACGTGCTTACAAGAGAGCCGAGAAGGTGACCTTACCGTTTCTTTCAAACATTTTTATCAGGCTTGTTTCAGTGATGCCGATTTATCGGGACTTTCTTTTTCCCAGGTAGTATTCCAAAACTGCACGTTTGAGCAAACCCAGTTTGAAAATGCTTCCTTTATCGATGTACGGTTCGATACCTGTGATTTCTCAAACAGGAATTTCTCAGACAGCCTGTTCCGTCGTTGTGAATGGATTGATTCAAAGGGAGTAGGTGCCAATTTCACCGATTGCAGGTTTCTGCAGGTTTCCCTTTGTGGATGTAATTTACGGCTTTCAAATTTCTCCTCTGCCAGACTCGAACAGTGTTCGATGGATTCCTGTGACTTCACCGAGTCTTTTTTCAATGCTTGCCAATGCAAGAACCTTGCTCTTGAAGCATCAAATTTCACTGGGTCGGACTTTTCTTATGCTGCACTGAAAGGTCTGGACTTTTCCAATTGTGAATTCTCTGCTATCCATGTCTCGCAACATGCCACAGAATTAAAGGGTGTCATCGTAAACACCTACCAGGCTGCCGATCTTGCAAGGTTGTTGGGGATAGTCATAAAAGATGCCAGTTTGCTATAG
- a CDS encoding GGDEF domain-containing protein, with the protein MPIKKPEPTQRSFQMVIIGLVIIVFSICILFDSFLQTEPLQNEKNIAIDSGWTISVDGTIVAENITLPYSIKEDVKGKTSLATRTLPLEYPNNNTCFAIETGMCSLELLVEGQSLYRFDATGSPWKVPVYGGGFSHFVRLPNWTRGKEITLKMEFSSNNSFAGNIRIPELGSKASVLLEQQKEWPSLVFGYSFILLGLICFLVSLGLKKGKERDNLFYFGWIEIALGSWVFTQSCSKLFIIRNPAVPMNLSMAALYLLPFFLSKFVCISYFVGPWEKKLCNVSIIFPIGYVVGGILQILGLVQYTDMLLYAGLALGLYLLAFFMVSFIDYCKGNKALGSFLVAILILIISVGAEELLLFLGIILRNAVILHFGMTLSGVILFWHSARIIKEGSLSKFKEQMLLEMAYTDSLTGLNNRSAYEKRIQTIMDTKTNAEVIGVLLMDINNLKEINDTLGHLEGDRILKDFSHKIEKLAPSRSEIYRIGGDEFVCLITKTTEDHLQKLANEIENTKFANGSSVAVGYSIFIPKKKEKFSNIIHKADSSMYICKNRMKQASAIAIVQR; encoded by the coding sequence GTGCCAATTAAAAAGCCAGAACCTACCCAACGTTCTTTTCAAATGGTGATTATCGGATTGGTAATTATTGTTTTTTCGATTTGCATACTATTTGACTCTTTTCTCCAGACAGAACCATTGCAAAATGAAAAAAATATTGCAATTGATTCAGGCTGGACAATTTCTGTCGATGGAACCATAGTTGCCGAAAACATTACCTTGCCATACTCGATCAAGGAGGATGTAAAAGGGAAAACCTCCCTGGCAACACGTACGCTGCCTTTGGAATATCCCAACAACAACACCTGCTTTGCAATCGAGACAGGAATGTGTTCCCTTGAATTACTGGTAGAGGGCCAAAGTCTCTATCGTTTCGATGCCACTGGATCTCCCTGGAAAGTACCTGTTTACGGGGGGGGCTTTTCCCATTTCGTTCGTTTACCCAACTGGACAAGGGGAAAAGAAATTACCCTTAAGATGGAATTTTCTTCCAACAATTCGTTTGCAGGAAATATACGGATTCCAGAACTGGGAAGCAAAGCATCTGTCCTCCTGGAACAACAAAAGGAATGGCCTTCACTTGTTTTCGGGTATTCCTTTATCCTGTTAGGGCTAATCTGTTTCCTGGTTTCCCTCGGTCTTAAAAAAGGCAAGGAACGGGACAACCTTTTCTATTTCGGATGGATTGAAATTGCCCTGGGTTCCTGGGTGTTTACCCAAAGTTGTAGTAAACTGTTCATTATAAGAAACCCTGCAGTTCCTATGAATCTCAGTATGGCCGCACTATATCTGCTCCCCTTTTTCTTATCGAAATTCGTATGCATCTCCTATTTTGTAGGACCTTGGGAAAAGAAGCTGTGCAACGTATCCATTATTTTCCCCATTGGGTATGTAGTGGGTGGAATCCTCCAGATATTGGGACTGGTACAGTATACAGATATGCTTCTCTATGCCGGGTTGGCTTTAGGACTTTATCTTTTAGCCTTTTTTATGGTTTCCTTTATCGATTATTGCAAAGGCAACAAAGCATTGGGCTCATTTCTGGTTGCTATACTTATCTTGATTATCTCTGTTGGCGCCGAGGAATTATTGCTGTTTCTGGGAATCATTTTGCGCAATGCAGTGATACTCCATTTTGGCATGACCCTCAGTGGAGTCATTCTCTTCTGGCATAGCGCTCGCATAATCAAAGAAGGGAGCCTCAGTAAATTCAAAGAGCAAATGCTCCTTGAAATGGCCTATACCGATTCCCTTACCGGTCTGAACAATCGTAGTGCATATGAAAAACGAATACAGACCATCATGGATACTAAAACAAATGCAGAGGTAATTGGTGTATTATTAATGGATATCAACAACCTCAAGGAAATCAATGACACCCTCGGACATTTGGAAGGTGATAGAATTCTCAAGGACTTCTCCCATAAAATAGAAAAATTAGCCCCGAGCAGATCAGAAATCTATAGAATCGGGGGCGATGAATTCGTATGTCTCATTACCAAAACAACTGAAGACCATTTGCAAAAACTTGCAAATGAGATAGAGAATACAAAGTTTGCAAATGGCTCCAGTGTAGCTGTCGGCTATTCGATTTTCATTCCAAAGAAGAAGGAAAAATTCTCAAACATCATCCACAAGGCAGATTCTTCGATGTATATCTGTAAAAACAGAATGAAACAAGCCAGTGCAATTGCCATTGTGCAAAGATAA
- a CDS encoding glycosyltransferase family 4 protein, which yields MDKKMRIIHVPRRFVTDEWGGSETFIAETSYRLEKKGYQMEIFTSKALDTTGFELYRGIPIRRFSYSYPYIGLSKKSRAMLDKKAGNLFSFSLMHALQKTKDVDVIHLDTGKRLGGIVRYCALKKHIPYVISLHGGNLAVPKEEQETWTEPTKGTLEWGKLLGLWVGSRRVLNDAAAIICVGKDEYEAMSKKFPDKQVEYLPNGVDIDRFAYGNGPSFRSLHGIGKDRFVFLTVARLDVQKNQLGLVRQLPSMVKKIPNAHLVFLGHITSKEYVATLTSEAKALGVEDRITLIGGIPYSSTELVDAYHSADCFVLPSLHEPFGMVVLEAWASEKPVAVSQRGGLTSLVSEGKDGMFFDPEAPEDNASSISSVLGNLAANPELRKKLGEEGLKTAKESYSWDSITSRLETIYRSINENSVS from the coding sequence ATGGACAAAAAAATGCGTATTATCCATGTTCCACGCCGTTTCGTAACCGATGAATGGGGAGGCTCTGAGACTTTCATAGCCGAAACCTCCTATCGCCTTGAAAAAAAAGGCTACCAGATGGAAATCTTTACATCCAAGGCACTCGATACTACAGGGTTTGAGTTATATAGGGGCATTCCAATAAGACGGTTTTCGTATAGCTACCCGTATATTGGGCTATCAAAGAAATCAAGGGCAATGCTTGATAAAAAAGCCGGGAACCTTTTTTCTTTTTCACTGATGCACGCCCTGCAGAAAACCAAGGATGTCGATGTAATCCATCTGGACACAGGCAAACGCCTTGGCGGAATTGTAAGGTATTGCGCACTGAAAAAGCATATCCCGTATGTCATTTCCCTGCACGGGGGAAACCTTGCCGTCCCCAAGGAAGAACAGGAAACCTGGACCGAACCTACCAAAGGGACCTTGGAATGGGGAAAACTCCTTGGTTTATGGGTAGGGTCCCGGCGCGTTCTGAATGATGCTGCGGCCATCATCTGTGTCGGAAAAGATGAATACGAGGCTATGTCAAAGAAATTCCCTGACAAACAAGTCGAGTATCTGCCCAACGGTGTCGATATCGACCGATTTGCATACGGCAATGGACCTTCTTTTCGATCTCTCCATGGTATCGGCAAAGATAGGTTCGTGTTTTTGACAGTTGCAAGACTGGATGTGCAGAAGAACCAGCTGGGTTTGGTCAGGCAACTCCCCTCCATGGTAAAAAAAATTCCCAATGCACATCTGGTTTTTCTCGGCCATATAACCAGCAAGGAATATGTCGCTACCCTTACTTCTGAGGCAAAAGCCTTGGGCGTAGAGGATAGAATCACCCTTATCGGGGGAATTCCTTACAGTAGCACCGAATTAGTCGATGCCTACCACAGTGCTGACTGTTTCGTATTACCCTCCCTGCATGAACCGTTCGGAATGGTAGTCCTTGAAGCCTGGGCCAGTGAAAAACCCGTTGCAGTTTCCCAGCGGGGAGGTTTGACCTCCTTGGTCTCGGAGGGCAAGGATGGAATGTTCTTTGACCCTGAGGCACCAGAGGACAATGCATCAAGTATTTCATCCGTGCTAGGCAATCTCGCAGCAAACCCTGAACTAAGAAAGAAACTTGGGGAAGAGGGTCTAAAGACTGCAAAGGAATCCTATAGCTGGGATAGCATCACGAGTCGTCTTGAGACAATCTATAGGAGTATCAATGAAAATTCTGTTTCTTAA
- a CDS encoding sensor domain-containing diguanylate cyclase: MIDSMRIIVIAEKTGVKQSVVEILGQTVSTITCVDAMADGLLAVKRNHYDAAILSNDMKDYYSTESMVKSLQEVGSIQYIVLISELEKPVIAGDNKHLQSMLIESPNAAATEITQVLEALSTVMERGVPLQKDSFPTGSEEQGEVALFDSVPTGLYRIDLEGNFIDLNKTFVAMFRALNPDVLLSDNYFSMFNDPDEKHTWLDIIKRDNIIHGLIYEIERYDGQVIWVRDTVRAVLDSSGKQKYYDGSVEDITFQKKLDDKLSFLATQDILTGLPNRNFFQDQAKLTISQARYNEDLVAFLVLDLDHFSVINETYGYKTGDRILQIVASRTKIQLRKSDLVSRLGSDKFIALLSGIRNRRDVLAIAKKINQVFSMPFSVLDNEISISASIGISLFPEHGDDINTLIKRAEIATFAVKERERGGYMIYTDVIHTSYDDEK; this comes from the coding sequence ATGATTGATTCTATGCGTATTATAGTGATAGCGGAAAAAACTGGGGTAAAACAATCGGTTGTTGAAATCCTTGGGCAAACAGTCAGTACGATTACCTGCGTTGATGCCATGGCTGATGGTTTATTGGCTGTCAAGCGTAACCATTATGATGCAGCTATCTTATCCAATGATATGAAGGATTACTATTCAACAGAGAGTATGGTTAAAAGCCTGCAGGAAGTAGGTTCAATACAATATATTGTTTTGATTTCAGAATTGGAGAAACCTGTTATCGCTGGTGATAATAAACACCTTCAGTCTATGCTGATAGAATCACCCAACGCTGCAGCTACAGAGATTACCCAGGTCCTTGAGGCATTGAGTACCGTAATGGAGCGGGGTGTACCCTTGCAGAAGGATTCTTTCCCCACCGGATCCGAGGAACAGGGAGAGGTTGCCCTTTTTGATAGCGTTCCCACCGGTTTGTATCGTATTGACCTTGAAGGGAATTTCATAGATCTGAATAAAACCTTTGTGGCCATGTTCAGGGCTTTGAACCCTGATGTCCTTCTTTCCGATAATTATTTCTCTATGTTCAACGATCCGGATGAAAAACATACCTGGCTGGATATTATCAAGAGAGATAATATTATCCATGGTTTGATTTATGAAATCGAACGATATGATGGACAGGTAATCTGGGTTAGGGATACGGTACGTGCTGTGCTTGATTCCAGCGGGAAGCAGAAGTATTACGATGGTTCCGTAGAAGACATCACCTTCCAGAAAAAGCTTGATGATAAGCTCTCATTTCTAGCAACCCAGGATATTTTGACTGGTTTGCCCAACAGGAACTTCTTCCAGGACCAGGCAAAACTTACCATCTCCCAAGCTCGGTACAACGAAGACTTGGTAGCGTTCTTGGTTTTGGATCTGGATCATTTTTCCGTAATCAACGAGACCTATGGATATAAAACCGGTGACCGGATTCTTCAGATTGTGGCAAGCCGAACAAAAATCCAACTGAGAAAGAGTGATTTGGTTTCACGTCTTGGTAGTGATAAATTCATTGCCTTGCTCAGCGGCATACGAAACAGAAGAGATGTGCTGGCAATTGCCAAAAAGATAAACCAAGTATTTTCCATGCCTTTTTCTGTGCTTGACAATGAGATTTCGATTTCGGCAAGTATCGGAATTTCCTTGTTCCCTGAACATGGTGATGATATAAACACCTTGATCAAGCGTGCTGAGATTGCAACCTTTGCAGTCAAAGAACGGGAACGTGGTGGATATATGATTTATACTGATGTCATCCATACCTCATATGACGATGAGAAATAG
- a CDS encoding fructose bisphosphate aldolase, producing MNKEQLSRMQTGKGFIAALDQSGGSTPKALLQYGIPEDSYANDEQMFTLVHKMRTRIITSPAFSSKYILGAILFENTMDRTIDGLFTADYLWDKKGIVPFLKIDKGLAELKDGVQLMNPIPKLDRLLDKAVEKHIFGTKMRSMIKEANEKGIKAIVDQQFTLAKQIAEKGLVPIIEPEVDITSKDKEASEKILKAEIIRHLSTLPLDTLIMCKLSIPTVEGFYSDLMKDPHVIRVVALSGGYSQAEANRLLAKNQGLIASFSRALAQGLTSLQSEKDFNEILQASVQSIYEASIT from the coding sequence GTGAACAAAGAACAGTTGAGTCGTATGCAGACCGGCAAGGGATTTATCGCAGCATTGGACCAGAGCGGAGGAAGTACACCAAAAGCCTTGCTCCAGTACGGCATTCCCGAGGATTCCTATGCAAATGATGAACAAATGTTTACCCTCGTGCATAAGATGCGGACAAGAATCATCACAAGCCCTGCATTTTCCTCCAAATACATCTTAGGGGCGATACTCTTCGAGAATACGATGGATCGTACCATCGATGGTCTTTTCACTGCAGATTATCTCTGGGACAAAAAAGGAATCGTCCCTTTCTTGAAGATCGACAAGGGATTGGCCGAGTTGAAAGACGGGGTGCAATTGATGAATCCGATTCCAAAACTGGACAGGCTTTTAGATAAAGCAGTTGAAAAACATATTTTCGGAACCAAAATGCGCTCCATGATCAAAGAAGCCAATGAAAAGGGAATAAAAGCAATCGTCGACCAACAATTCACCCTTGCAAAACAGATTGCCGAAAAAGGCCTTGTCCCCATTATTGAGCCGGAAGTAGATATAACCAGCAAAGACAAAGAAGCCTCAGAGAAAATACTGAAAGCGGAAATAATCAGGCACCTTTCGACACTTCCCCTAGATACCTTGATCATGTGCAAACTTTCCATACCCACCGTTGAAGGATTCTACTCGGATTTAATGAAAGACCCACATGTCATTCGGGTGGTTGCATTATCGGGAGGCTATAGCCAGGCAGAAGCAAACAGACTATTGGCAAAAAACCAAGGCCTTATTGCAAGCTTCTCCCGTGCCTTGGCCCAAGGCTTGACTTCGTTGCAATCAGAGAAAGACTTCAATGAAATACTCCAGGCCTCTGTGCAATCAATCTATGAGGCTTCCATCACCTAG